The window CGCAAGGCGGGATCATCGAGGAATTCAGTCAGGCCGAACTCGCGGCAAAAGCTCTGCCAATGGCCTTCGGTGACGACGCCGATGAAGATGGGCTCGCCGCCAGCGGTCTCGAAGATGTCGTAGATCGGCCACGCATGCTCGCGCTCCGGCATCGAGCGCGGCTTGTTGCCGGTCATCTCGTATTCGACCATGTGCTGGGCAACCAGAAACAGGCAGTTCTCGAACAGGCCGATGCGGATGTCGGCGCCGCCGCGTTTTCCTCCGCGCTTCTGATAGAGCGCCGCGAGGATCGCGATCACGCCGAACATGCCGCCCATGATGTCGTTGGCGGACGAGCCGACGCGCTGGGGCTTTTCGCTGGTGCCGGTCATGGCGGCAAGGCCCGCCATCATCTGCACCACCTCGTCCAGCGCGGGGCGGTGCTCGTAGGGACCGGAGAGGAATCCCTTGTGGCCGGCAATGATCAGACCCGGATGCCGGCGGCGCAGTTCGTCCGCGCCAAGCCCCTGCTTACCGAGCTGGCCGTCGCGAAAATTCTCAAGGAACACGTCGGCGGTCGCCAGCAGCCGGTGCATGGTGTCGCGATCCTCAGTCTTCTCGAAATCCAGTACCACGCTGCGCTTGCCGCGGTTGAACAATGGGAAAAAGGCGGTCCCCATGCCTCCCAGGCTCCGGGTCTTGTCGCCCGCAGGCGGCTCGACCTTGATCACGTCGGCTCCGAGCTGCGCCAGGATCATGCCGCAGGTCGGGCCCATGACCATGTGGGTCATCTCGACCACGCGCACGCCTGCGAGCGGCAATCCGTCCGCCGATTCTTCCATCGCCATATGCGCCTGTTCCTTTGCCGCGCTGGTTCCGCTTGTTGTCAAGCGGGTTGGTGGAGCAACGGTCCTGCCGAATTCATCGTGGCTTCGTTGATGCGAGCGGTCAATCCGGCCATAAGCGGCGCCGCCGATCTCCCTTGCCGAAGTGGCCCGGGGTGTCTACCTCTCGCGGGTGATTTCGTGAGAGGAACTCCCATGCTGGATGCCGCCGTCAAGGCGCTGTCGCAAATGATCTCGCCGCCGATGCGCTCGATCCTGTGGCGGTCGATCGGCGTTGCACTGGTGCTGATCATCGTGCTGGCGATCGGCTTGCAGCGGCTCCTGAGCTGGTTTGCGACCTATGGCGAGGCCTGGCTGGAAGGCCTACTCGGTCCGGGCTGGCACTCATCGCTCGAGGTGTTGTCCTGGATCATCTCGATCGCCGCGGGCCTCGGCGTCGTGTTCGGGGCTGTGTTCCTGATGCCCGCGATCACGTCGCTGGTGGCGAGCCTGTTCGTGGACGACGTCGCCGACATCGTCGAGCGCGAGCACTATCCGGCCGAGCGGCCGGGCGTCGCGCTGCCGGTCAGCCAGGCGATCTACGAGGGCGTCAAGACCGCGCTGCTGACGATCCTGGTCTATCTGATCGCGCTGCCGCTGGTGCTTTTCGCCGGCGCCGGATTCCTGGTCTTCTTTCTCGCCACGGCATGGCTGCTCGGCCGCGAATATTTCGAGCTCGCGGCGATGCGGTTTCGCTCGCCGGAGGACGCCAAGGCGATGCGGCGCGACAATGCCGCGACCATCTTCACCGCGGGCCTGTTCATCGCAGCCTTCGTCTCGATCCCGATCGTGAACCTAGCGACGCCGATCTTCGCCATGGCCTTCATGGTGCACATGCACAAGCGGCTCTCAGGCCGGCGCCCCGAGCTGATCGAGCCGGCGCGGCAAATGCGGTGAGGGTGTCTACGTCACCGACATCCCGCATTTGCGCAACAGCATCCTGGCGAAGCCGAACGGCGCCGGCGTGAACGGGCCGGGCGGCGCCCGGGTGACCAGCGCGACGACGCCGAGCGCGGCCATCGCCACCCAGAAGCACAGCCAGAAGCCGTCGATATAGGCGAGCACATTGGCCTCGCGCTGGACCAAGCCCGCGAGCGTACCGACCGCGCGGGCCTGGGCCGAGCCCGCACCATGGGCCGCAAAATGGTCGGCGAGCTGTTTCAGCATGCGGACCACGTCGATGTCGCCGACGCCGAGATTCTGGCCGAGATAGAAGGAATGGATCTGCTCACGGACGCGCAGCCATGTCCCCATCAACGCCACGCCGATCTCGGCGCCGCCGAGCCGCATGATCTGGATATAGGCGGCAAACGAGGTGGCACGGCTCGGATCGGAATTGGACAGCAGCGTGATGATCAGCGGCAGCAAGGTCAGCGACTGCCCGATGGCCTGGAGCAGCACGATGCCGGCGAAATCCTCGCGCGCCCAATCATGACTGAGCTGCGTGCCCCAGAGATTGGCGGCGGCGAAGCAGGCAAATCCCACGACCATCACCGTCCGCGTATCAAAATGCCGCAGCAGCCAGATCGAAAGCGGCACCAGCGCGAACATCGGCAACGCGCCATAGGTGAGCAGCAGCAAGCCACTCTGCTCCGGCCTGAGCAGAGCGATGGTGGCGAGGAAATTCGGCACCAGCGACGCGTTAGAGAGGCTGGTCAGCGTATAGAGCAGGATCAGGACTAGCCCGAGACCGATATTGCGCGAGAACAGCACGTTGATATGCGCCCATGGCTGTCGCACCAGGGCCTCGTTGACGAGGAAGCCCGCGACCAGCACCGCGCCGGCAATGATCAACGCCATCACCGTCCCCGACCCCAGCCAGTCCAGCCGGTTGCCCTGGTCGAGCCCGGCATAGATCATGGAGACACCGGCGCCGAGCAGCAGCATGCCGCCCCAATCGGCCTCGCGCAGCAAAGCGCGATTCACCGGCTCGTTCGGCGTGCCCCAATAAACCATCAGGCCCATCAGGGGCGCGATCACGACGCTCTGCCAGTACAGCCATTGCCAGCCGAGATGGTCGACATAGAAGCCGACCAGCGAGCTCGAGGTATCAAGCGCGAAGCCGACGCGAATCGAATAGATCGAGATCGCCGGGAGCCACCAGCGGATCGGCAAATTGCGGAACACGATCATCAGCGTCGCCGGCACGAAGGTGCCCAGCAAGAGGCCATGCACGACGCTGAGCGCGAGCAATGTCGGATAATCGTGCACGAACGGGATGATCAGCGAGACCGCGGCATAGACGAGGCTGGGGATACCCAGCACGCGGCGCAGGCCGAACACGGTGGCAAGCCAGGCCACCGCAGGCGCGATGAAGATCTGCGAGCCGATGCCTGCGGTGGAGAGCCAAGCGCCCTCGTCGAACGAGAGCGAGAACGCGCCGCGCAGGTCCGGCAGGCCAATCGTGGTCAGGCGGCTGTCGAAATTGGCGAGGAACGAGCCGAGCAGCACCGCTGCCACCGCAAACAGCGGCTGCGGCGCGACGCCGCCGCGCGAGAGCGGCCCACGACTGGAATCGTCATTTTCCGCCATTGCCGGCCTTGGTGTCGATGCTGGTGACGACCGACATGCCCGGCACCAGCCGCGTCAGCAGCGGCTGGTTGTCGTCGAACTGGATGCGCACGGGAATGCGCTGCACGACCTTGGTGAAGTTGCCGGTTGCGTTATCCGGCGGCAGCAGCGCGACCTGCGCGCCGGTCGCGGGCGCAATGCGCTCGACCCGGCCGCGCAGCTTCTCACGCGGGAAACTGTCGACGGTGATCTCGACCGGCTGACCCGGTGCGACGTGGGTAAGCTGGGTCTCCTTGTAGTTCGCGATCACATAGACCTTCGGCAACGGCACGACATTGACGAGGTTGGTGCCGATGTTGACGTAGTCGCCGGGCTGGACCTGCCGCTCGCCGACGACGCCGTCGAACGGCGCCGATATCTTGGTGTAGCCGAGCTTGAGCTTCGCACTCGCCAGCGTCGCCTTGGTCGCTTCGAGATCGGCGGCGCGCTGCTTCCTGGTGCCTTGCAGCACCTCGAGCTGGTGCTGCTGGGCCGCGATCACGGCGCGGCTCGCGCGAACATCGGCCTGCGCCTTGGCATAGCCTGCGACCGCCTGCTCGAACCGCTGCCGCGTACCGGATTCGGTCTGCGACAGCGATTGCTGACGCTCCTGCTCCTGCCGTGCCTCGACCTCCACGGCTTCGGCCGAGAGCCGCGCGGCTTGCGCCTGCGCGATCGTCGCATATTGCAGCTCGATCTGATTGGCCAGATTGTCGAGCACGGCCTGCGCGGCGGCGACCGCCGCTTCGGACTGCGCGACTTGCGCCTGATAGTCGGCAGGATCGATCTGGATCAGGAGATCGCCGGCCTTGACGCGCTGGAAGTCGGTGACCCCGACGGTCAGCACTTCGCCGGAGACGCGACTGGCAAGCCGCGTCAGCTCGGCGCGCACATAGGCGTCGTTGGTGGTCTGGACCACGGCGTTTCCGACCCATTCGTCGAAGCGCTGCGTTGCCAGCGCGACGAAGCCGAGCGCGACGATCACCGCGAACAGCGGAATCGCGAGCCGGCTCCACAGCGAACTCGCCGGTCGCTGCGTTGGCTTCGGTGGCGGCGCCGGCGTGGCAACAGGTGGCGGCGACGGGATTTGTTCCGGCTGACTCACGCTAGACTCCAAAAACCAGTTTCCCGAACGCTATTTTCAGACCGTCTTTTCCGGCCACCTGCAGAGATCGTTGATCAGGCAAACCTCGCAGCGCGGCTTGCGCGCGAGACAAGTATAGCGGCCATGCAGGATCAACCAATGATGGGCATGCAGCATGAACTCGGCCGGGATCACCTTTTCGAGACCGAGCTCGACCTCCAGCGGCGTCTTGCCGGGCGCAAGTCCGGTCCGGTTGCCGACGCGGAAGACATGGGTGTCCACCGCCATGGTGTGCTCGCCGAAGGCCATGTTGAGCACGACATTGGCGGTCTTGCGCCCGGCACCCGGCAACGACTCGATGCCGGCGCGCGTGCGCGGCACCTCGCCGCCGAACTCGCTGAGCAGCTTCGCCGACAGCCCGATCACGTTCTTCGCCTTGGTGCGATAGAGGCCGATGGTTTTGATGTATTCGCGCAGGCGTTCCTCGCCGAGGTCCAGCATCTTCTGCGGCGTGTCGGCGATCGCAAACAACGCACGCGTCGCTTTGTTGACCCCAGCATCGGTCGCCTGCGCCGACAGCACCACCGCAACCAGCAGCGTGAACGGATTGACGTGCTCGAGCTCGCCCTTCGGCTCCGGGTTGGCCTTGCGGAAACGGCTGAAGGCCTCGTGGACCTCGGGCGGCGTCCAGGGCTTCATGGCCTTGAGGGATTTCTTCGCGGGCGCCTTTGGTTTTGCCGCGACCGGCTTTGCCTGTTTCTTCGGCACGGAGGTTTTGCGCGGGGCCGGCTTGCGGGTGATTTTCGCCATGATCGGGATATACTGAGGGACGATGAGCACAGGCAACGAAATTGAGCGCGAACGATCGGGAAGCGAGGCTGAGCCTCAGATCTTTTCCGCGCGCCTGACGCCGCACCGCTCGCTGAACCGCACCGGCTTCCTCGCCGTGATGCTGTTCCTGAGCGCCGTCAGCTTCGTCACCGGCCTCGTCTTCCTGATGATGGGCGCCTGGCCAGTGTTCGGCTTCTTCGGCCTCGATGTGCTGGTGATCTGGTGGGCCTTCAAAGCCAATTTCCGCGCGGCGCGGGCCAGCGAGGAGATCGTGGTCACACCATCTGAATTGCGCGTGCGGCGCGTCAGCCAGCACGGCCAAATCGTCGAATGGACCTTCAATCCGCTCTGGGTTCGACTCGACATGGAAATCGACGAGGATTTTGGCATCGAGCATCTGTATCTGATCTCGCGAGGTCACCAGATCCAGATCGCCCGCTTCCTGGGACCGGACGAAAAGGCAAGTTTTTACAAAGGTTTGGTTGAGGCATTAAATGCCGCCCGGCGCGGCCCGACCTACAATCCGGTCACCTGATTTGCGGATCGGAAATCGGGTGGTTTCGCACCCCGCCCTCTCCTACATTTGTGGTCATGATGACACTCGCGATACATGACCAGCGCCTGGCCGGGCCAGGCTCCCAGAACGCCGCGTTGCGCGACTATGATTCCGTGCGCCGGGCGATCGCCTTCATTTCGGAAAACTGGCGCGCACAGCCGACCATCGAGGCGATGGCGGATGCGGCCGGCGTCACCCCGGACGAGCTGCACCATCTGTTCCGCCGCTGGGCCTCGATCACGCCGAAGGCTTTTATGCAGGCGCTCACGCTCGATCACGCCAAGGGCTTGCTCAGGGACTCCGCGAGCATCCTCGACGCGGCGCTCGACTCGGGCCTGTCGGGTCCGGGGCGCTTGCACGATCTCTTCGTCACGCATGAGGCGATGTCACCGGGCGAATGGAAGAACGGCGGCGCGGGGCTCATCCTGCGCTACGGCTTCCATCACTCGCCGTTCGGCACCGCGATCGTGATCGCGACCGATCGCGGATTGTCGGGCCTCGCCTTCGCCGATCCCGGTGAGGAACAGGTGGCACTTGCCGACATGACGCGGCGATGGCGGAACGCAACTTACGTCGAGGATCACGAAGGTACCGCACCATTGGCGCAGCGCATCTTCGACACAAAACTCTGGCGGCCGGACCAGCCGCTGCGCGTGGTGATGATCGGCACCGATTTCGAGGTGCGAGTGTGGGAGACCTTGCTGAAGATCCCCATGGGCCGCGCGGTGTCCTATTCGGACATCGCCTGCAACATCAACAGCCCGAAAGCCTCACGCGCAGTCGGCGCCGCGGTCGGCAAGAACCCGGTGTCCTTCGTCGTGCCCTGCCACCGCGCGCTCGGCAAAAGCGGTACGCTCACCGGCTATCACTGGGGCATCACCCGCAAGCAGGCGATGCTGGGCTGGGAGGCCGGGCAGCTGGGGATGCAGTAAGAGTTGCTACGCGTAAACTGCCCCACATCGTCGTCCTGGCGAAGGCCAGGACCCATTATCCCAGGGAGATGTTTTGGCGCCGACTGCCAACCACCAGTCATGGCAAAACCAACGACGGTGGTTATGGGTCCTGGCTTTCGCCAGGACGACACCGAGTGCTTGGCCGGCTCAGTCCCGCGCGAACGTCTTTAGCCCGCCAGATCCAGCTTCGAGGCCACCGTCGAATCCGCATTGAGGCGGTAGATGATCGGCACGCCGGTGGCGAGCTCGCGCTTCAAGATGCCTTCCGGCGAGAGCTTTTCCAGCACCATGATCAGCGCGCGCAGCGAGTTGCCGTGGGCGGCAACCAAAGTGCGCTTGCCGTTGAGCACGCCGGGCAGGATCTCCTGCACGTAATACGGCAATGCACGCGCCAGCGTGTCCTTCAGGCTTTCACCGCCGGGCGGCGGCACGTCGTAGGAGCGGCGCCAGATCAACACCTGGTCCTCGCCCCATTTCTTGCGGGCGTCGTCCTTGTTGAGGCCGGAGAGATCGCCATAGTCGCGCTCGTTCAGCGCGAGGTTCTTCGTTGTCGGCAGGCCCTTCTGGTCGAGCTCGCCGAGAATGAGGTCGAGCGTGTGCTGGGCGCGCGTCAACACCGAGGTGTAGGCGACGTCGAACACGAGGCCCTGCGCCTTCAGCTTGCGGCCGGCTTCGGTTGCTTCCTTCACGCCGAGTTCGGTGAGGTCAGGATCCTTCCAGCCCGTGAACAGGTTCTTCAGATTCCATTCGCTCTGGCCGTGCCGCACCAGCACGAGAAGACGTTCGCTCATTGACTGCTTTCCGTTTCGTTTAAATGTCAGACAGGCCGAGCACGTCGGCCATGGAGTAGTGCCCCGGCTTCTTGCCATGCGCCCAGAGCGCGGCCTTCAGCGCGCCGTGGGCGAACAGCATGCGATCCTCCGCGTGATGCGACAGCGTCAGCCGCTCGAACGCGCCGAGGAAGCTCACGCTGTGATCGCCGGCCGCGGTGCCGCCGCGCAGCGACGCAAAGCCGATGTCGCCGGGCTTGCGCGCGCCGGTGATGCCGTCGCGGCCACGATCTGCATGCTCGTCGAGCGCGATGCCGCGGCCGGCCGCGGCGGCCTGACCCAGCATCAGCGCCGTGCCCGAGGGCGCGTCGATCTTCATGCGGTGATGGGTTTCGACGATCTCGATGTCGAAGCTCTCGTCGAGCGCCTTGGCGACACGCTTGACCAACGCGGCGAGCAGATTGACACCCAGGCTCATATTGCCGGACTGCACCACGACGGCGCGGTTGGTGACGCTCTTGATCACGGCGTTGTCGGAGCCCGACAGGCCGGTCGTTCCGACCACGTGCACGAGGCCGCGTTCGGCGGCGATCGCGACATTGGCGAGGGTCGCCGCGGGCACGGTGAAATCCAGAATGCCGTCGGCGTCCTTCGACAACGCCCAGAGATCGCCGGAGAGCTTGATGCCATTGGCCGGCAGGCCCGCGAGCACGCCGGCATCCTTGCCGAGCAGCTCCGAGCCCGGCGCCTCCAGCGCGCCGGCCAGCACCGCGCCTTTGCTCTCGGCAATCGCTCGCGTCAGCGCCCGGCCCATCCGGCCGCCGGCTCCAGCAACAATCAAGCGCATGTCGGACATGGTGCGATCCCTCTCACGGTCGTTGTAGCGGGGGGAGGCAGTTCCGGCAACCGAGGGGGATCGGGCAGGCGGGCTTCCACCTTCCCCTGGAGCGCCGGTCGCTTGTGACCATCCTTCGAGACGCCCGCCTACGGCGGGCCCTCAGGATGAGGTCAGAATCCGTGGCAACAAATTCGACGGGCGCCGATACTGCTTAACCTCATCCTGAGGAGACCGCGGAGCGGTCGTCTCGAAGGACGAGGCGTGCGCGCAGACCCAGCCTCAGCCGTCTGATGGTTGTGGGCCGTCATAGCCCTCGATGATGATGAGGTCGGCGACGGAGTGCGGCTGGCGCACCTTGATGTTGACTTGGTATTCCGGCGAGTTGTAGCAGGCGATCGCGGTCTCGTAGTCCGGGAATTCGATCACGACGTTGCGGGTGCGGCTGGCACCTTCGACGGTGGTGAACTTGCCGGCGCGGACGACGAAGCGGCCGCCCCATTTCTTGAAGATCGGACCATTGGCGACGGCATAGGGCTTGTAGCCCTCGTCGCTGCTCACGTCGACGCGTCCGATCCAGTAGCCTTTTGCCATTGTTCTTCTCCCTGTGTTGTTGGGTTTCTATTTGAGCATGATCTGATCGGAAAACCGCTGCACACTTTTCCGGATCATGCTCCGAGCGCTTGCGCGATCTCGGCCTGGATGGCCTCGGCAATCGCCTTGGGGTCCGTGGCTTCCACCACCGGCCGACCGACGACGAGGTGGTCCGCGCCGGCCGCAATCGCGCGGCCCGGCGTCATGATGCGCTTCTGGTCGCCGCTCGCCGCACCGGCCGGCCGGATGCCGGGGGTGACGAGGCTCATCTGATGGCCGACGATCTTGCGCAAGGCTCCGACTTCCTCGGGCGACGATACCAGCCCGTCGATGCCGAGCACCTGCGCCTGCTGCGCGCGCGCTTCGACGAGCTCGGAGACGCCAAGCCGGAAGCCTGCCGCGTGCAGATCGTCCTCGTTGTAGGACGTCAGAACAGTGACGGCGAGGATCTTCAGGTTCGAGCTGCCGCGGCCTTCGACGGCACCCTTCATGGTCTGCGGATAAGCGTGGACCGTGAGGAAGGTCGCGCCGAGCCTGGTGATGCTGTCGACGCCCTGCGCCACGGTGTTGCCGATGTCGTGCAGCTTGAGATCGAGAAAGACCTTCTTGCCCTTGTCGGCAAGCTTGCCGACCAGCGGCAAGCCGCCGGCATAAGCCAGCCGATAGCCGATCTTGTAGAAGGTGACGCTGTCGCCGAGCCGGTTGACCATCGCTTCCGCGGCATCAACGCTGGGAAGATCGAGCGCGACGATCAGGCGGTCTTTCGGGGCAATCTCGGCTGGCGTCATGTCACCTCACATCATGCGTTGGGAAATGTCGATCAACTGCCGCACCAGTTCCTTCAACGCGGCGATATCGCCCTCGTGCTTCAGCCTGTCCATATCGTCATAGGCCTGGTCGGCAAAGGCGAGCGTGAGCTGGCTGGCAATCACATTGGCGTGGCAGGAGGTCAGGATCAGGCGAAGCGCCTGCAGCGCGCGAGCTGCGCCCAGCCGGCTCTGCGAGGCGCCGGCAAGCGCGAAGACGCGGTTGCGGAACACCTCGCCGCGCGGCTCGTGCAGCTCATGCACGCGACTGACCCAGTCGATCGCGTTCTTCAGCAGCGGCGGCACCGAAGCGTTGTATTCGGGCGAGACGATCAGCACGCCATGATGCGCGCCGATCATGCGCTTGAGATTGATCGCGTGCTTGGGCACACCGGATTTGGCCTGCAGGTCACCGTCATAGATCGGCAGCGGAAAATCGGCGAGCGAGATGCGGGTGACGTCGACACCGGCCTGGTCGAATGCATAGGCGGCGACCGCTGCCAGCTTCGCATTATGCGAGCCGGTGCGAAGAGAGCCGGGAATGATCAGGATTTTCGGTGCGGACATCCGCTTCCATGCGTTCGGCGAAACGAGCCCGCCACGCAAACAGGAATGCCGGCGGAATTAGTCCTTGCGATACACCCAGACGCGGGCCGGCGGAAGGTTCATCCAGATCCGTTCCGAGGCCTCTGTGGACACGCCGGGCAGCGATTTCGGAATCGGCGGCACCACCGCATAGGTGAACTGGACGAAGGGCGCACCGGGCGCCAGCGCCGTGAAGGCGTCGCGGATGAGCCGCAGCCGCGTCAGCATCGGTTTTGTGACCAGCGGCAGGCCGGAGACGACCGCGGAGGCCGGCGCGCTCAGCACGTTCCAGAGCGTGTCGCGCAGGCGATACGCATCGCCCTGCACCACCTTGGCCTGCGGATAGCGGTCGCGCAGCAGCGCGCAGAAGCCTGGATTGTATTCGACGAGGACGAGACGCTTCTGGTCGACGCCGCGCTCGACCAGGGCCGAGGTGATGGCGCCGGTGCCGGGCCCGAGCTCGACCACCGGTGCGTCCGAATTGACGTCGACGTAATGGGCCATGGTCCGGGCCAGCAGCTTGCCCGACGGCATCACCGCGCCCATGTGGAGGGGCTTTTCGATCCATGACCGGAGAAAACGCACCTCGTCATCGAGACGGGGCTTCTTCAACGCACGCGCGGACGATGGCAATGGCATATCGGGACCGGCCGGGACCGCGTGACCGCGGCGTGTCAGAAAATGGTCATAAAGACGTATAGGCCGAAGGCGGTACGGTCAAGACGCGTCAACTCGCGCGATTACCGAAGAAATCCTTGACCTTGGTGAAGAAACCCTCGGATTCCGGCTGGGTGTTGCCGGAGGAGAGTTTTTCGAACTCGGCCAGCAATTCCTGCTGCTTCTTGGTGAGGTTTTGCGGGGTTTCGACCACGACCTGAACATACATGTCGCCCATCTGGCGCGAGCGCAGCACCGGCATGCCTTTTGATGCGATGCGGAATCGGCGGCTGGACTGGGTTCCTGCGGGGACCTTCACCTTGGTCTTGCCCTTCTCAATGGTCGGCACCTCGAATTCGCCGCCAAGCGCCGCCGTCACCATCGAGATCGGCACACGACAATGCAGATCGGCGCCGTCGCGCTGGAAGAACTGGTGCTGGGCCAGCGACAGGAAGATGTAGAGGTCGCCGGGCGGGCCGCCGCGGACCCCGGCCTCGCCCTCACCGGCGAGCCTGATCCTGGTGCCGTCCTCGACTCCAGGGGGAATGTTGACCGACAGATTCCGCTCGCGGGTGACACGGCCCTGACCCGAGCAGGACGGGCAGGCGTCCTCGATCATCTGGCCGCGCCCCTGGCAGCCCGGGCAGGTGCGCTCCAGCGTGAAGAAGCCCTGCGACTGCCGTACGCGTCCGGCGCCGCCGCAGGTCGAGCAGGTCTTCGGCTTGGTGCCGGCCTTGGCCCCAATGCCCGAACAGGCTTCGCAGGTGACCGAGACCGGGATCTCGATCTGCGCAGTCTTGCCGCCAAAAGCTTCCTCGAGCGTGATTTCCATGTTGTAGCGCAGGTCGGCGCCGCGCTCGCGGCCGCCACGGCCGCCGCGCTGTCCGGCCATGCCGAACAAATCTTCGAAAATGTCGGAAAAGGAGGAGGCGAAGCCCGCGCCAAAACCGGCGCCGCCACCGCCGCCCTGCTCGAAGGCGGCATGGCCGTAACGGTCATAGGCGGCGCGCTTGTCCTTGTCTTTCAGGACCTCGTAGGCCTCGTTGATTTCCTTGAACTTGACTTCGCTGGTGTTGTCCCCGGGATTACGGTCGGGGTGAAACTTCATCGCCAGCTTGCGGAACGACGATTTCAGCGCGGAATCGTCGGCATCGCGTTCGACTTCGAGGGTCTCGTAGTAGCAGCGCTTGGTGGACGTGGACATGATGAGCTCAGTCTATCCGATCGCGATTCAAGTCGGAGCGAAGCAACGTCGCCATGCGACGATATAGGCAGCCTTCCGCCTCGCGGCAGAGGATTGCACGGCAGCATTCAGAATAACGGCTGGGAATTGATCGATCGTAACGGGCCCGGCTTTAACAGAGCCGATTTTCAAAGGGTCTTGGCCCGTCGAGCCCGACACGATGGCCTCCCCCGCGAGGGAGGAGGCCGTTGGCGCGTGTGGGGTCCAAGCCGTCCGCATCATCACCCTCGCGGGGTTCAGGCGGACTTCTTGTTGTTCTTGTCGTCGTCGACTTCGGTGAATTCCGCGTCGACGACGTCGTCCTGGGCCGCATCCTTCTTGGCGTCGGCCTCGGCCTGCTGCTTGTACATGGCCTCGCCGAGCTTCATCGAAGCCTGGGCCAGCGTTTGGGTCTTGGCCTTGATCGCTTCGGCATCGTCGCCCTTCAGCGCTTCCTTCAGATCGCTGACGGCATCCTCGATGGCGCGGCGCTCGGTCTCGGCGACCTTCGAACCGTGCTCGGCCAGCGCCTTCTCGGTCGAATGCACCAGGCCGTCCGCTTCGTTCTTGGCAGTCACGGCCTCGCGGCGCTTCTTGTCCGCCTCGGCATTGGCCTCGGCGTCCTTGACCATCTTCTCGATGTCGGCTTCCGACAGACCGCCGGAGGCCTGGATGCGGATCTGCTGCT of the Bradyrhizobium sp. WSM1417 genome contains:
- the dapB gene encoding 4-hydroxy-tetrahydrodipicolinate reductase, coding for MSDMRLIVAGAGGRMGRALTRAIAESKGAVLAGALEAPGSELLGKDAGVLAGLPANGIKLSGDLWALSKDADGILDFTVPAATLANVAIAAERGLVHVVGTTGLSGSDNAVIKSVTNRAVVVQSGNMSLGVNLLAALVKRVAKALDESFDIEIVETHHRMKIDAPSGTALMLGQAAAAGRGIALDEHADRGRDGITGARKPGDIGFASLRGGTAAGDHSVSFLGAFERLTLSHHAEDRMLFAHGALKAALWAHGKKPGHYSMADVLGLSDI
- a CDS encoding DUF1330 domain-containing protein, producing the protein MAKGYWIGRVDVSSDEGYKPYAVANGPIFKKWGGRFVVRAGKFTTVEGASRTRNVVIEFPDYETAIACYNSPEYQVNIKVRQPHSVADLIIIEGYDGPQPSDG
- the pyrF gene encoding orotidine-5'-phosphate decarboxylase, encoding MTPAEIAPKDRLIVALDLPSVDAAEAMVNRLGDSVTFYKIGYRLAYAGGLPLVGKLADKGKKVFLDLKLHDIGNTVAQGVDSITRLGATFLTVHAYPQTMKGAVEGRGSSNLKILAVTVLTSYNEDDLHAAGFRLGVSELVEARAQQAQVLGIDGLVSSPEEVGALRKIVGHQMSLVTPGIRPAGAASGDQKRIMTPGRAIAAGADHLVVGRPVVEATDPKAIAEAIQAEIAQALGA
- a CDS encoding NADPH-dependent FMN reductase, whose amino-acid sequence is MSAPKILIIPGSLRTGSHNAKLAAVAAYAFDQAGVDVTRISLADFPLPIYDGDLQAKSGVPKHAINLKRMIGAHHGVLIVSPEYNASVPPLLKNAIDWVSRVHELHEPRGEVFRNRVFALAGASQSRLGAARALQALRLILTSCHANVIASQLTLAFADQAYDDMDRLKHEGDIAALKELVRQLIDISQRMM
- a CDS encoding class I SAM-dependent methyltransferase produces the protein MPLPSSARALKKPRLDDEVRFLRSWIEKPLHMGAVMPSGKLLARTMAHYVDVNSDAPVVELGPGTGAITSALVERGVDQKRLVLVEYNPGFCALLRDRYPQAKVVQGDAYRLRDTLWNVLSAPASAVVSGLPLVTKPMLTRLRLIRDAFTALAPGAPFVQFTYAVVPPIPKSLPGVSTEASERIWMNLPPARVWVYRKD
- the dnaJ gene encoding molecular chaperone DnaJ; this encodes MSTSTKRCYYETLEVERDADDSALKSSFRKLAMKFHPDRNPGDNTSEVKFKEINEAYEVLKDKDKRAAYDRYGHAAFEQGGGGGAGFGAGFASSFSDIFEDLFGMAGQRGGRGGRERGADLRYNMEITLEEAFGGKTAQIEIPVSVTCEACSGIGAKAGTKPKTCSTCGGAGRVRQSQGFFTLERTCPGCQGRGQMIEDACPSCSGQGRVTRERNLSVNIPPGVEDGTRIRLAGEGEAGVRGGPPGDLYIFLSLAQHQFFQRDGADLHCRVPISMVTAALGGEFEVPTIEKGKTKVKVPAGTQSSRRFRIASKGMPVLRSRQMGDMYVQVVVETPQNLTKKQQELLAEFEKLSSGNTQPESEGFFTKVKDFFGNRAS